The following are encoded in a window of Ignavibacteriales bacterium genomic DNA:
- a CDS encoding molybdopterin-dependent oxidoreductase, with amino-acid sequence MKNDNYLDLDFKDIKIPFEVDRREFIKLLGGGLFILFTVGDTLGYVQQEQRRRGELPTDFNAFLRIDEQGRTSCFTGKIEMGQGIITSLAQMLADELDVTLDSVQMIMGDTDLCPWDMGTFGSMSTRFFGPPLRAAAAEARNVLLELASEQLKIPVDKLSVEEGVIYQKLNRKKNISYAELTKGKKIERHLKGKPKIKDPSEFKIMNKSITRVDAIEKVTGKAKFAGDMQFPDMLYAKVLRPPAHGAKLIDVDLSEVKKMNDVVVVQDGDLVAVLHKYPDVAEKALEKIKAKFSPSESKLNNENIYEHLMQVAGDGKVVSHNGDINQGEKQSATVIDETYYDSYVAHSPIEPHTAVAKMDGNKVTVWASTQNPFTAKEEVARALGVASENVRIITPYVGGGFGGKTRNLQIVDAARLAKLTGKPVMVAYSRKEEFFYDAFHPAAIVKVRSGLTSSNDISFWDYNVYFAGERGATHFYNIQNSNTKSYSGNRNSLVQNHPFATGAWRAPGNNTNTFARECQIDIMAAKAGVDPLEFRMKNLTDKKMIEVLKVAGEKFGWKSFSKNPSGKGFGIACGIDAGSYVAMIVEVDVNSKNGNVKVNRVVCAQNMGLVINPEGATIQMEGCIMMGLGYALTEEIKFSNGEILNKNYDTYEIPKFSWLPKIETVILDKKNEPPQGGGEPAIITVGAAIGNAIYDKLGIRLNRMPMTPERIKDAIAKKS; translated from the coding sequence ATGAAAAATGATAATTATTTAGATCTGGATTTCAAAGATATTAAAATTCCGTTCGAAGTTGATAGAAGAGAATTTATAAAACTTCTCGGCGGCGGATTGTTTATTCTTTTCACAGTCGGAGATACTTTAGGATATGTTCAACAAGAACAGAGAAGAAGAGGTGAACTGCCCACCGACTTCAATGCATTCTTAAGAATAGATGAACAGGGAAGAACCAGTTGTTTTACCGGCAAGATTGAAATGGGGCAAGGAATAATTACTTCGCTTGCACAAATGCTTGCCGATGAATTGGATGTAACTCTTGATTCGGTTCAGATGATCATGGGCGATACTGATCTATGTCCGTGGGATATGGGAACGTTCGGTTCTATGAGCACAAGGTTTTTTGGACCACCGTTAAGAGCAGCAGCAGCAGAAGCAAGAAACGTTTTGTTAGAATTAGCTTCCGAACAGTTAAAAATTCCGGTTGATAAATTATCCGTTGAGGAAGGTGTAATTTATCAAAAGTTAAATCGTAAGAAAAATATTTCTTATGCAGAACTTACAAAAGGGAAGAAGATAGAACGGCATCTAAAAGGCAAACCAAAAATAAAAGATCCATCCGAATTCAAGATTATGAATAAATCTATAACAAGAGTTGATGCTATTGAGAAAGTTACAGGTAAAGCAAAGTTTGCGGGTGATATGCAGTTCCCCGATATGCTATACGCAAAAGTGTTAAGACCGCCTGCGCATGGCGCAAAACTAATTGATGTTGATTTATCCGAAGTGAAAAAGATGAACGATGTAGTTGTTGTTCAAGATGGAGATCTTGTTGCTGTACTTCATAAATATCCCGACGTTGCAGAAAAAGCATTGGAAAAAATTAAAGCAAAATTTAGCCCTTCCGAATCCAAATTAAATAATGAAAATATATATGAACACCTCATGCAAGTTGCCGGTGATGGAAAGGTAGTATCGCATAACGGAGATATAAATCAAGGAGAAAAGCAGTCTGCTACGGTTATAGATGAAACTTATTATGATAGTTATGTTGCTCATTCGCCTATTGAACCGCACACTGCAGTAGCCAAGATGGATGGTAACAAAGTTACAGTATGGGCATCAACACAAAATCCTTTTACAGCTAAAGAAGAAGTAGCTCGTGCTCTAGGAGTTGCTTCTGAGAATGTCCGCATTATTACTCCATATGTCGGTGGAGGTTTTGGAGGCAAAACAAGAAATCTGCAAATAGTTGATGCAGCTCGATTAGCAAAACTAACCGGTAAACCGGTTATGGTTGCATATTCTAGAAAAGAAGAATTTTTTTACGATGCATTTCACCCAGCAGCAATTGTAAAAGTCAGATCGGGATTAACTAGTTCAAACGATATTAGTTTTTGGGATTACAATGTTTACTTTGCCGGTGAAAGAGGTGCAACACATTTTTATAATATTCAAAATTCAAACACAAAGTCTTATAGCGGTAATAGGAATAGTTTGGTCCAAAATCATCCATTTGCAACCGGTGCATGGCGAGCGCCCGGCAACAATACAAATACTTTTGCAAGAGAATGTCAGATTGATATTATGGCTGCTAAAGCCGGTGTGGATCCGCTTGAATTCAGAATGAAAAACTTGACCGACAAAAAAATGATTGAAGTATTAAAAGTTGCGGGAGAAAAATTCGGATGGAAATCATTTTCGAAAAATCCGAGCGGAAAAGGTTTTGGAATCGCGTGCGGTATTGATGCCGGATCTTATGTAGCTATGATTGTAGAAGTTGATGTGAATTCAAAAAACGGAAATGTTAAAGTGAACCGGGTTGTCTGTGCTCAGAATATGGGACTTGTTATTAATCCTGAAGGAGCAACTATACAAATGGAAGGATGCATTATGATGGGACTCGGTTATGCATTAACAGAAGAAATTAAATTTAGTAATGGAGAAATCTTAAATAAAAATTATGATACTTATGAAATTCCAAAATTCTCATGGTTGCCAAAAATAGAAACTGTTATTCTGGATAAGAAAAATGAACCGCCTCAAGGTGGAGGTGAACCGGCAATTATAACAGTTGGTGCTGCAATTGGAAATGCTATATATGATAAACTTGGTATTAGACTAAATAGAATGCCGATGACACCGGAAAGAATTAAGGACGCGATTGCAAAAAAAAGTTAA